The following proteins are encoded in a genomic region of Candidatus Goldiibacteriota bacterium:
- a CDS encoding ABC transporter permease subunit gives MRRIAAVAEYIFKQSFRNKILNVLIMFAVFGIGFALVISELAQEVEVKMVTDFGLFAIGLFGFLTLALSITVQMFEETELKTLSMILVKPVSRLEYLTGKYAGIVLTILMNVLLMLAALMAIIQIKGGDPWSLKLLTAAGLIFISLAVLASTALLLSIISTSVPGAVIFLFFVYILGHLTIHLKYLSENINNTAVNIVINIFYYLIPNLELFNLKDKIFSPSGLFSAQYLGLTLLYAALYSAATLMAAAYFFEKKEY, from the coding sequence ATGAGGCGCATAGCGGCGGTGGCTGAATATATATTTAAGCAGAGTTTCAGGAATAAAATATTAAACGTCCTTATTATGTTCGCGGTATTTGGCATAGGTTTTGCACTTGTTATCAGCGAACTTGCGCAGGAAGTGGAAGTGAAGATGGTCACGGATTTTGGCCTTTTTGCCATCGGGCTTTTTGGTTTTCTTACGCTTGCGCTGTCAATTACCGTGCAGATGTTTGAAGAGACGGAATTAAAAACACTGTCAATGATTCTTGTAAAGCCGGTGTCAAGGCTTGAATATTTAACCGGCAAATACGCGGGCATTGTATTGACCATACTTATGAATGTGCTGCTTATGCTTGCGGCGCTTATGGCAATAATACAGATAAAAGGCGGCGACCCGTGGAGCCTTAAATTGTTAACGGCGGCGGGGCTTATTTTTATAAGCCTTGCGGTGCTTGCTTCAACAGCGCTGCTGTTAAGTATAATATCCACTTCTGTGCCGGGCGCGGTTATTTTTTTATTTTTTGTTTATATATTAGGGCACCTTACGATACACCTTAAATACCTTTCGGAGAATATAAATAATACCGCGGTAAATATTGTGATAAACATTTTTTATTATCTGATTCCAAACCTGGAACTTTTTAACCTTAAAGATAAAATTTTCAGCCCGTCCGGCCTTTTTTCCGCGCAATATCTTGGGCTGACGCTGCTTTACGCGGCTTTGTATTCGGCCGCCACTCTTATGGCTGCCGCTTACTTCTTTGAAAAAAAGGAGTACTGA